In a single window of the Gossypium hirsutum isolate 1008001.06 chromosome A13, Gossypium_hirsutum_v2.1, whole genome shotgun sequence genome:
- the LOC107893501 gene encoding uncharacterized protein, giving the protein MATGLSTRNGNIGMTLPTAAASKLNNPLLSKECSNCSGHSPFFIHQVRHLGILRRLCTACVLRLHPSSFCPACFTFYGGSPPHPSKRVNCSNCCSLTHSHCAGDTVLTSYLCPPCKDSSFSFFPLKDNKIDKKLAHALLCAAKIASFSMGKAVTVAWAEADRKVREAALARKRARESLEHLLVVARKEKARKENEAKVEDLGVDNGDEDGDGDGDGDIDVDLVRHIEDSLVKADD; this is encoded by the coding sequence ATGGCTACTGGTTTGAGTACTAGGAATGGCAATATTGGCATGACCCTCCCCACCGCCGCCGCCAGcaaactcaacaatccattactatCCAAAGAATGCAGCAACTGCAGTGGCCATTCTCCCTTCTTTATCCACCAAGTTCGCCACTTAGGCATCCTACGCCGCCTTTGCACTGCCTGTGTCCTCCGCCTCCACCCTTCCTCGTTCTGCCCTGCTTGCTTTACCTTCTACGGCGGCTCCCCACCCCATCCTTCCAAACGTGTCAACTGCTCCAATTGCTGCTCCCTCACCCATTCTCACTGCGCAGGCGACACCGTTCTCACCTCTTACCTCTGCCCACCTTGTAAGGActcttctttctctttctttcctcTCAAGGACAACAAGATCGACAAGAAGCTCGCTCACGCTTTGCTCTGCGCTGCCAAGATTGCCTCCTTTTCCATGGGGAAGGCCGTTACCGTAGCATGGGCCGAGGCTGACAGGAAGGTAAGGGAGGCGGCGCTTGCAAGAAAACGGGCAAGGGAATCCCTCGAACATCTACTCGTTGTTGCTCGTAAGGAAAAGGCCAGAAAAGAAAATGAGGCCAAAGTTGAGGACTTGGGCGTGGACAATGGTGATGAAGATGGTGACGGTGATGGGGATGGGGATATTGATGTTGATCTCGTACGACATATAGAAGATAGTCTTGTTAAAGCCGACGATTGA